In Nostoc sphaeroides, the genomic window GGGCTTTACCACCGTTGCCGCATATATGCCACTGATACTAATGAGAAGGTATTACAAAGTGCCAAAAGTGGTATTTTTTCGCTGAAACTGATGCAGGAATATACTCAACTTTATCTGAAAGCAGGCGGAAAAAAGTCTTTTTCAGAATATTATACAGCAGCGTATGATAACGCTATATTTCGAGCATCTCTAAGAGAAAATGTTGTTTTCGCCCAGCATAACTTAGCAACTGATAGCTCTTTTAATGAGTTTAATGTCATCCTTTGCCGTAACGTGCTGATATATTTCAATCAGGTACTTCAAAAACGGGTACATGAACTTTTTTATAATAGCCTTTGCAACTTTGGTATTTTGGGTTTAGGAAGGCAAGAATCCATCAGATTCACCCCCTATGAGCAGTACTATGAAGAAATAGTCAAAGGTGAGAAAATATATAAGAAAATTGCGGTGTAATAGGCTAATTTGCCTTCTTGGTAGTCATAAATCGGTAAACAAAACTGGGAAATACCGTCTCAATACTGCGTAGGTTTTGAATCGATCCCCCCAACCCCCCTTAAAAAGGCAGGGCTGTTTCATT contains:
- a CDS encoding CheR family methyltransferase, whose product is MTSPKPTLEDIEIHLLLEGVYQYYGYDFRDYALSSLKRRIQGFMELEGLANVSALQERLLHNRAYLERFLLALTVNVTSMFRDPSFYQTFRNQVIPFLQTYPFIRIWHAGCSTGEEVYSLAILLQEEGLYHRCRIYATDTNEKVLQSAKSGIFSLKLMQEYTQLYLKAGGKKSFSEYYTAAYDNAIFRASLRENVVFAQHNLATDSSFNEFNVILCRNVLIYFNQVLQKRVHELFYNSLCNFGILGLGRQESIRFTPYEQYYEEIVKGEKIYKKIAV